The genome window GTACAATTCTCGTACCGCACGGATCAGCGTTGCCTTGGTAAATTGGTTTTTAGAGAGTAATTTTAGGGCGTCACGCATATGAAAATAACCGACAACATCATCGATACTGTCGCGGTATAACAGCACTCGCGTATGGGTAGACTGAGTTAGCTGTTTTTGTATTTTCTTCCAGTCATCATTGATATCAATCCCTACCAGTTCACTGCGCGGGATCATAATGTCTTCAACGGTGACTTTTTCAAGATCTAGAATACTGACTAACATATCTTGATCTTTTTCCGCCAGTAAGGCACCGGATTCATTAACAACGGTGCGTAATTCTTCTGAACTTAAGCTGTGCTGTTCTCGTTGCTTTGAACTAACTCCAAGTAACAGCAAAATACCATTGGTGATCCAGTTGACGGCGACGACGAATGGATAGAGCAGCTTTAATAGCAAGGTTAAAATGATCGAGCTGGGAAAGGCCACTTTTTCTGGATATAACGCCGCCAAGGTTTTCGGAGTTACTTCGGCAAAGATTAATACTACCAAGGTAAGAATAAAAGTTGCATATACTACACCTACGTCACCTAATAAACGCATACCTATAATAGTAGCGATAGCTGAAGCAGCAATGTTGACCAAGTTATTGCCTATTAGTATCAAACCTATTAGACGGTCAGGTCTTTCGAGTAAACGACCAACACGTTTCGCGCCTTTATGCTTTTGTTTTTCTAAATGACGTAACCGATAACGGTTAAGTGACATCATGCCTGTTTCAGAACCTGAAAAGTAGGCAGAAATTAATATGAGTATACCAAGTATGGTAAACAACATATTGGTTGATATGTTATCCAAAAAAGGGGTCCTATGTTACTAATCATTATTAACTTAGTGTTCAATAACACTAAGTCATGCTAGTTATACCTTAAAATTTACGATAAGAGAAACTCTTTCACAAAGCGGCTGCCAAAATAGGCCAGAGTCAGTAATATCGATGCACTAATTGTCAGTACTAAAGTTCTATGACCACGCCAGCCTTTTTTATAATGTCCCCATAAGATAGTGAAGTAAGTAAGCAGGGCGAGCAGGGATAATACAGTTTTATGGGCGTTCTCTTTCGTAAGAAAATTATCTAAAAATAGTACCCCAATTAATTGGCTTAAAAATAAGCAAAAGGTGCCGATGGCTAAAATATTGAACAATTGACTTTCAACTTGCATTAACGGGGGTAAATGGCTGACGGCGGTTAAGTTTTTATCCTTTAATTTCATATTAATATAAGCAACTTGAAATGCATAAAGCGTGGCGATGGTCAAAATGCAATATGCAATCAACGCGATTACGACATGACTAAAAACGGCGAGCTGTTCGATAACCAAAGGGGTATGTTGTTCATGCGGAATAAAAAGTGAAAGCAGCTGCCAAATGCCAGCAAAGCCGTAAGCGACAGGAAGTAGTAAATTGACTTTGAAGCGCAGCGCTATAGCGGTAACCGTTAGGGTGATCACTAAACTCACTAAAGAAATGACATTGGGTAACGCAAAATCAATACTATTATTTGTTAACAGATATTGTCCGGTAGTTAAGGTGTGAAAAATAATAGCGATACAACCAAAGGTTAATACCAGGACAATGTTGGGGCCTTTAGGATGAAAAAGACGAAAAACAATTGCTAACGTCGCAATTAAATAACTGACAAAAGCGATCACTGCTCCAATGTTTGAAAAATCCAAAAAGTACTCCAAATTTGTTAGTTAATTTTCTAATTAGTTCAATATATCAAAATAGCTCGCTGACGCCAGTACGAAAGCTAACTGTTGTTAATGAGCAATGCTCTTACCCGCTTGATTGCCAATAAGCCAATAATAGCAGCGCAGCTTAGGCTGAACCAAAAGGGTAAAAGTTCATGGCTATGTTGCATCTGCTCGGTAAAATCTATTGCATAAAATTTTAATCCCCAATCGAGCAATAAACCAAACGCAATCGCACATGCCCCAATACCTATTAAGTAACGCCATAATACTGAGGCGCCCAGTTCATTTTTTATGACCCCAAGGGTGGAAATATTGGTTGCCGGGCCTGCCATCATAAATACTAATGCGGTTCCTGGTGACAAACCTGCCAGTATCAATCCTGCGGCGATTGGCGTTGAAGCAGTGGCGCAAATATACATAGGAATTGAAATGGCTATCATTAATAACATTGCCGGTAAGCCACTACCATAGCTTAATAAAAAGCTTTCCGGAATAAATGTTCTGACTAAGGTCGCAAAAAGTAAACCAATCAATAACCAGATAATTAAATCATCGATTAACTGGGTTGCGGCATAGCGTAGTCCGTTTAATGTTTTATTAATAATGCTTGGTGTTTTTTCGACTGGCTTGTTGGCACAACATGAGCTTTTATTTACTGATGGCGTTTCGGTGGCCTGACTGGAACAACAACTGTTGACTGTTTTCTTGGCAACATGCTCTACTTTGCTGGTTGCGACAATTAATCCGGTAATAATAGCAGATATTATTGCGGTGATAGGACGATAGATGGCTAATACCGGGCCTAATAGGGCATAGGAAACTGATACGGAATCGACGCCCGTTTCAGGTGTCGCAACCAAAAAAGAGGATGTTGCCGGTACTGATGCGCCACTACGTCTTAATTCTGTTGCAACAGGAATTACGCCGCAAGAACATAAAGGTAATGGTGCGCCAATTAAAGAAGCTTTAATAATCGCGAGTTTTCCTTCCCCTAAATGATGAGTCAATATTTGAGTTGGTACCCAGGCTTTCATTAAACCTGCTATGATTAAACCGAGTAATAGCCAGGGGCTGGCTTCAGTTGATAAATCAATAAAATTAACAAAGAGTTGAGTTAATATATCCACACTAAAATCACTATAAGAATAGAGCTTGCCAGTTTACCATATATTTAGATTAGGGTAATGATTTGGCACAATAAATATCAACAATTTAACTAAGCTATTGAAAATTTCCGCACCGTTGCCATATTAAGAGATTATATTTATTGCTTTCGCTTATTTATCCTGCGCGTATAATGGCAATAATTTTCTCTAATTCGCTATTACTAGAGTATTTGCATGTTTGAAAACCTATCCGATCGTTTAACTAAAACGCTTAAAAATATCAGTGGCCGTGGTCGATTAACGGAAGACAATATTAAAGATACCTTGCGTGAAGTACGCATGGCGCTGTTAGAAGCGGATGTTGCCTTACCTGTTATTCGCGAATTTATTGCGAAAGTGAAAGAAAGCGCAGTCGGGCAGGATGTCTCAAAAAGTCTGACGCCAGGGCAAGTGTTCGTTAAAATTGTTCAAAAAGAACTTGAATCTGCCATGGGGCAGGTAAATGAAGTATTAGATTTAAAAGCAACACCTCCGGCCGTGATTTTAATGGCGGGTTTACAGGGGGCGGGTAAAACTACTTCAGTTGCTAAGCTTTCAAAGTTTTTAAAAGAACGTGAGAAGAAAAAAGTATTAGTGGTCAGTGCTGATGTTTATCGTCCTGCGGCGATCAAGCAACTAGAAACTCTAGCTGGTGAAGTTGGCGTCGAATTTTTCCCTAGTGATATTAAACAAAAGCCGATTGATATTGCCAATGGCGCTATTGATCATGCGAAAAAACACTTCTTTGATGTGCTAATTGTTGATACCGCCGGTCGCCTTCATATCGATGAAGACATGATGGGCGAGATTAAAGCCTTACACAGTGCAATAACGCCAGTCGAGACTTTATTTACCGTTGATGCCATGACCGGGCAAGATGCGGCAAATACCGCGAAAGCATTTAATGATGCCTTACCATTAACTGGGGTTATCTTGACCAAGACCGATGGTGATGCCCGTGGTGGTGCCGCATTATCTATTCGTCATATTACTGGTAAACCAATTAAATTCCTCGGTGTCGGTGAAAAAATAGAAGCACTTGAGCCGTTTCATCCTGACCGTGTTGCGTCACGAATTCTCGGTATGGGAGATGTCCTGTCGCTGATCGAAGAAGTGGAACAAAAAGTCGATCGTAAAAAAGCAGAAAAATTAGCGAAAAAAGTCAAATCAGGTAAAGGCTTTGATTTAGAAGATTTTCGTGAACAGCTGGTGCAGATGAAAAACATGGGCGGCATGATGGGGCTAGTCGATAAGTTACCAGGCATGGGGAATATGTCGGAGCAAATCAAAGGCCAGATGGATGATAAAGTTACCGTTCAAATGGAAGCTATCATTAATTCAATGACCCCGGGGGAGCGAGAGCGCCCAGATATTATTAAAGGCTCACGTAAACGCCGTATTGCTGCTGGCTCTGGTACTCAGATTCAGGACGTGAATAAATTGCTGAAACAATTTACCCAAATGCAGAAAATGATGAAAAAAATGTCGGGCAAAGGAGGCATGAAAAAAATGATGCGTTCAATGAAAGGCATGATGCCTCCCGGTGGTGGTATGGGAGGATTTGGCGGTTTTGGGCGCTAATAGGTCCGCACTCAGCTAATTACTAAGCATAAAAAAGCAAATTCGGTTGCTTTTTTATGCTTTCTTCAAGCTTATTCACTAATCCTACCTAATTTGCTATTGGCAATACTCTTGTTTATTACTTGCTTTTCGAGCAGAAAAGCGTAGAATACGCGAGCTTTTCTGTCACCCAGGTGATAGAAAGTGTCTGGAAAATTCGTATTAACACTTAAACAAATAGAGGACGATATGGTTACCATTCGTTTAGCTCGAGGCGGCGCTAAGAAGCGTCCATTCTATCAGGTTGTAGTTGCTGATAGCCGTAACTCTCGCGATGGTCGTTTCATCGAGAAAGTTGGTTTCTTCAACCCTACAGCACAAGGTCAAGCGGAAAAATTACGTTTAGACCTAGAACGCATCAACCACTGGGTTGAGCAAGGTGCTGGTGTATCTGATCGTGTGGCCAAATTAGTTAAAGACGCTCAAGCAGCAGCTTAATTAATCAGGTTAGTTTTGGAGTCGTAGTGAAAGAGAGTAAAGAAATAGTCCTAGGTAAAGTAGGCGGTGTCTACGGTATTAAAGGGTGGTTGAAAATACATTCATTTACTGACGAACAAGAAGCGATCCTTGACTATTTTCCTTGGTCATTAAAATTAGGAAATAATGTGCAATCAGTCGAAGTTACTGATTGGCGTAAACACAACAAAGGCCTCATTGTTAAAGTAGGGCATATTGATGATCGTGATGAAGCGCAAGCATTAGTTGGATCTGAAATTGTTACTACTGAAGATGCCTTGCCAGAATTACCT of Thalassotalea insulae contains these proteins:
- a CDS encoding HlyC/CorC family transporter, which codes for MDNISTNMLFTILGILILISAYFSGSETGMMSLNRYRLRHLEKQKHKGAKRVGRLLERPDRLIGLILIGNNLVNIAASAIATIIGMRLLGDVGVVYATFILTLVVLIFAEVTPKTLAALYPEKVAFPSSIILTLLLKLLYPFVVAVNWITNGILLLLGVSSKQREQHSLSSEELRTVVNESGALLAEKDQDMLVSILDLEKVTVEDIMIPRSELVGIDINDDWKKIQKQLTQSTHTRVLLYRDSIDDVVGYFHMRDALKLLSKNQFTKATLIRAVRELYFIPEGTTLNVQLLKFQHAKERLGLVVDEYGDIQGLVTLEDILEEIVGDFTTTMTPAACDEVNIQPDGSYLVDGTATIRDINKEMNWKFPTDGPKTLNGLILEYLEDIPQANLSVRIAGYPLEIVDVNDNMIKTVRILPEFYQSLVKHDEKE
- a CDS encoding cytochrome C assembly family protein; this translates as MDFSNIGAVIAFVSYLIATLAIVFRLFHPKGPNIVLVLTFGCIAIIFHTLTTGQYLLTNNSIDFALPNVISLVSLVITLTVTAIALRFKVNLLLPVAYGFAGIWQLLSLFIPHEQHTPLVIEQLAVFSHVVIALIAYCILTIATLYAFQVAYINMKLKDKNLTAVSHLPPLMQVESQLFNILAIGTFCLFLSQLIGVLFLDNFLTKENAHKTVLSLLALLTYFTILWGHYKKGWRGHRTLVLTISASILLTLAYFGSRFVKEFLLS
- a CDS encoding SO_0444 family Cu/Zn efflux transporter — protein: MDILTQLFVNFIDLSTEASPWLLLGLIIAGLMKAWVPTQILTHHLGEGKLAIIKASLIGAPLPLCSCGVIPVATELRRSGASVPATSSFLVATPETGVDSVSVSYALLGPVLAIYRPITAIISAIITGLIVATSKVEHVAKKTVNSCCSSQATETPSVNKSSCCANKPVEKTPSIINKTLNGLRYAATQLIDDLIIWLLIGLLFATLVRTFIPESFLLSYGSGLPAMLLMIAISIPMYICATASTPIAAGLILAGLSPGTALVFMMAGPATNISTLGVIKNELGASVLWRYLIGIGACAIAFGLLLDWGLKFYAIDFTEQMQHSHELLPFWFSLSCAAIIGLLAIKRVRALLINNS
- the ffh gene encoding signal recognition particle protein, giving the protein MFENLSDRLTKTLKNISGRGRLTEDNIKDTLREVRMALLEADVALPVIREFIAKVKESAVGQDVSKSLTPGQVFVKIVQKELESAMGQVNEVLDLKATPPAVILMAGLQGAGKTTSVAKLSKFLKEREKKKVLVVSADVYRPAAIKQLETLAGEVGVEFFPSDIKQKPIDIANGAIDHAKKHFFDVLIVDTAGRLHIDEDMMGEIKALHSAITPVETLFTVDAMTGQDAANTAKAFNDALPLTGVILTKTDGDARGGAALSIRHITGKPIKFLGVGEKIEALEPFHPDRVASRILGMGDVLSLIEEVEQKVDRKKAEKLAKKVKSGKGFDLEDFREQLVQMKNMGGMMGLVDKLPGMGNMSEQIKGQMDDKVTVQMEAIINSMTPGERERPDIIKGSRKRRIAAGSGTQIQDVNKLLKQFTQMQKMMKKMSGKGGMKKMMRSMKGMMPPGGGMGGFGGFGR
- the rpsP gene encoding 30S ribosomal protein S16 — encoded protein: MVTIRLARGGAKKRPFYQVVVADSRNSRDGRFIEKVGFFNPTAQGQAEKLRLDLERINHWVEQGAGVSDRVAKLVKDAQAAA
- the rimM gene encoding ribosome maturation factor RimM (Essential for efficient processing of 16S rRNA), producing MKESKEIVLGKVGGVYGIKGWLKIHSFTDEQEAILDYFPWSLKLGNNVQSVEVTDWRKHNKGLIVKVGHIDDRDEAQALVGSEIVTTEDALPELPEGEFYWRDLMGMQVVTAEGYDLGVVSDMLETGANDVLVVKANRNDAFSKKERLIPYLVEQVVKSVSAEDKQICVDWDPGF